Part of the Sciurus carolinensis chromosome 7, mSciCar1.2, whole genome shotgun sequence genome, aatatggtaaatgTACACAACGGAGTTTTACTCATTCAAGTCATAAATaagatgaaattatgtcacttgtaggaaaatggatggaacttgagggtattatgttaaacaaaataagtcacaCTCAAAAAATCAAGAGTgattatattttctctcataggtAGAAGCTAGAGAGGTTAAAGGAAAGAAGGGTGGGATCTCATGGAATTGAGAACAAAACTCCAGATCTTTGTAATCACACCTCCATAACTTTCCCACTCTCCTTTTGGCGCCAGTctttaatctcagcaacttaccaCAGGTCCCTGGATCTCAGGTCCTTCCTCCATCGATCTAGGCAAGGCTGTCCCCAGTTTGTTAAATACAACTGAGGTCTTCACGACTTTCCCTTCAAAGTCTGTACAGGCAGTAAAAACTCATTGTAGAAATGAGCAGAGGGTCCGCATTACCCTCCCAATTAGCCCAGGAGGCACTACATTTCTTCCCTTTATGTTTCCTCCCTTGACTAAATGTACGAGCCCCTGACTTCGGCTCTAGGGTTCCCCTCCCCAGTCCAACCACTCTTAAGATTCCCAGCCTCCAACCCTTCCATGTTGGACCCTCAGCTGGAACCACTGCGTAGGAGCTCCTCACCCCGCACGTTGATGGAGAAGCCACAGCGAATACAGGTGACCGTATCCTGAGGCCCGGGCAGAGGCAGGACCGAGCCGCAATCCGGGCAGAAATCCAAGTCCGACTGAAAGCTAGGGCAGGTACTGGCGTGATCCATGCCGGACAAGCGTCGGAGGGCTAGGAAGGAACAAAAAGTTTATTAATAGGCAAATGATAAAGCGGAAACGCCTTCCAATTTAGGGATCATTCCTGTTCTGCCCCAGAAGGTAGATAACTCTCGCCCTTCCCTCACGCATGCCTCCTAGCTCTGCGACTAAGGAGCCGAAGCCCGAAATTCCCAGGCTGTCAGGAACTGAGGGAGTTGGGGCCCTTCTTGGGACCAGAGAGCCGACTCCGACTCCAGTCGGCTAGAGCGCCGGCTTTGCGCCCACTGAGGGGCAGCGAGCACTTGGTGCGCTAGAGCGTCAACACGTTTGAGTTTCGCTTGGCCGTGACGTCATAATCAGTCGCGGATGTCATAATTAATCGCGAACCTTCTCCGGAGTTAGGGAAGAAGCGGAACTTCTGACAGGTATCTGTCCCACTCCACGTTTGGCCCGATACTGATTAGTCGAGTAAGAATCACGAGTAATCAGGACCTCTAGGATCCagtcctgagattttttttttcctgtatcatACCCTACAGAGACATAGTCACGAGGTGGGAGCGATCCCCATGAAAAacgtaatttaaaaaaaattttttaaccgAATACTGTACGGTCGGATTTGTGAACTACAACTCCTACCGTTCCTCAGCGGGCTTTCTCTTTTGCGGCTGCGCAGTTGTTGAAAACAAAGCTAAGCGTTCTGGGATCTGTAGTGTTGCCTGGTCCCTCCGATTCTAGCATGAACTCCCTCCGGAAGCCAGCTTGCATCGCGTTCTTTGGGGACAGTTCAGGGCACTTGGAAGGGGTGAGTCAACCCTTTTTTAAGGGTCAGGAAGTGATGAGTGTTAAGAAAGAGGAAGCTGTCCGGTCCCCGAGCGGCGAAAGGAATCAGGGATGGAATGGGTCGCTTGGGAAGGAGCTCGGAATTTGGAGATGGTGAACAGATGAGATGGGGGCCCGTTTCTCCTAGGGTCCTGCCAGCTAAGGGAGGCTACCATTAGTCAAGAACTCCCCTTAGGTAGGATTTCATAAGACTTAGGTCGAGTTTTGCTTTAAGTTATGACTGTCTTCCATCTTCCCCTACCTCCCTTTTGTCCAACTCCTCTGAATCATTGTTCTCATTCATTAGGTGGCAGCTGACATACCtctctttttttataaaacacGAGAATAAGTCTCTGTAGAAAATTTGTAGGCTAGAGTGTAAATAGAAACTTGTCCCAAAGAGGCAGCTTCTAAATGAGTTTTCTAGTTCCATTTCAGCCCTCTTAGCATCATCCAATCTGATAGCTGTGTTAAGCTCCTTCATATAAAAGTTCTGGAGTCATCAATATTTTCAGAAGGATTCAAGCCGTGGTCTTTCCTTGGGAAAGATATCTAGCTACATTTTGCTGCAATAAATATGACTTTATGGTGAAGGAGTTAAGACTGTGAGCAAGCTACTATGGAGTGACAAGCCCCATATTCACTTAACTCTGGAATTAGGTGTCATTTTGTTTGTCTTACAAAAAAGGTCTTTTGCCCATGATGATGAGCaggtgtttttgttctttttttctgttttctttttttgatgacattggagattgaacccaagggtgtctGTCACTGAAGTACAGTaaccggtcctttttattttttattttgagaatagggtcttgctaaattgcccatgttggccttgaacttgcaattctcccacCTGAGCCTCCAGAATAGATGGTATCACAGGCGAGCGACCACCGCATCCAATGGTAGGCagtctttattttcacttttctgtgtatctttttcctttcaaagtaGAAATTGAAATTAGTCATCCTTGCTCACCAACTTGCCCTTTATAGTTTGATATTCAGCAAGCACCCACCAGTGTATTActaacaaaatacaataaaagaatacaaacattATAAGACATCCCTTTTCCAAACAAAAGCTTACAgtctgtttaataaatatttgttaaacaccTATGCCAGGCTTTGAGCTGAAGTTGAGGCTGCAAAGTCGAAATCTGAGTAATTAGAATACAGGGGAAACCCGGTGCTGTGGCATGTGcctaatcccagtaatttgggaagctgaggtagaagattgcaagtttaaggccaacttgggcaaattattgagaccttgtctcataataaaaaatacaaagaactgaggatgtaattcatgataaagtgcccctgggttcaatccccagtaccacaaaaataaataagaagaacaCAATGAAAGTGCATTACTAAATATGAAATGTGAGAGTTTGGGTCAGACATATAAAACACCCATAAACTTCAGGGAAGACTGCTAAATGCTTTCATAAAAAGATATAGACAATGTTATGGTGAATATTGAAGACCTATGTCAGACTTAGAGTGAGGCTGGGACTACAAAGTTGAAATATGTGTTCTTTGATCCACAAAAGAATAATTAGAACACAATGAAAGTGCATTAGTAAGTACAAAATGGGAGCCTCCTGGGTCAGACATGTAAAACAAACATGTCTATAAACCTTAAGGAAGACTGATAAATGCTTTAATAAATAGATAGATACAATGTTATGGTGAATATAAGAGAAAGATGCTTAGATATTACATGGTGAGGATAATCAGCAATCAAATCATTAGTTTTGACAATTTGGAATTACAGACTCTAAAGTTAAGTACTATATTAGATAGTATgtgcaaaaaaatgaaagatggtcatttttttaaaaaatctcaagcTAGGTGTACATAGACAAATAAGAATTTGTCTATGAGaacaccaggtgtggtggcatatgcctgcctccagcagcttgggaggctaaggcaggaggatggcaagttcaaaggcagccttagcaacttagcaaggccctgagcaactcagtgagatcgtaactctaaatgaaatataaaaaatgactggtacatgactctgtggttaagtgcccctgggttcaatcccagtaccaaaagatgTCAGCGAGACCAAATATTAGATACCAGATCCCCTCCAATAATATAGAtaaatcattatatttttatatataaattatagctCCCATTTTTTACAAGCCTAAATTTCAATATCCAAATATTAAGTTATATACAAACATCATGTAAACCATGGTTGATTTTCAGATGAGCTGTAGAAATATTGTTAAGTGTTTAGAGGAGGGCAAAATTACTGACAAAGACTGGAAAGACTTCACAGAGAATCAAGAGCTTGACTTGTGAAGGACAGATAGCTTCCATTTACTGAGAACTTCCTGTACATCAAGCATTGTGTTATAATCTCTATATCTAACTTACATTTGTTCTTTATAACCCCGAGAGGTAGTTTTTTGTCTTATatcttttataaatgaggaattcGACCAGAGAGAAGTTAAGTGAATTGTCCTGAATTACATACCTAGAAAGTAATGGAATTGGGATTTATTTTTAGCCTTGTCCCAGCCTCTAATATCCATGCTTTTAACCATCAATGGTATAAAAGGCCCAGAGACATATGTCAGGCATCCTCAATGGCTTAAGTATGACCTCACAGTAAACTCAGGTTAGACACATAAACTCAAGGACAACACATAAAAAGTTGGTAGTCTTCACTTGTGTTGGTATAAGCCTGCCCTATAAATAAACCCAAAGTAACCATAAATTCCCATCGTGAGGGGTTCAACAGAGAGTGGTCTCATAATGCATTTAGGGTGAAAGATGATTACCAGCATAAGGCAGCCAAGCAGAGGGGTGGGCcatcaaataaaaacagaattttagaaCAAAACATTAGAGAGCAGAGATGCTGTATGTACTGATAGAGGCACAGAGGGACCGGCTCAAGAAACTACAGAAAGATAATGAACTGATAAAACTGGAGTCTAGAATGATATCAGAAGACAAAAGAGTCCAGGGGACTGGGCGATCTGGTATAAGTGTACTTGGACAATACTTCACCAAGGAGCCCGTTTCTTCCCTCTTGAAACCCCCATTACAAGATTCAGAATGGTTCACATTGAGTCCACGAGAGAAGTATGCTTTTAATTCATATGAAGGGAAAGATCCTCTTCTTATTAAAAGAGCATTCATTAGTCTCTACTTTAGGAATGCAGTGGTTCCCCATTGCCTGTATAGTCTTGCCTATTAGCAGGTTTTCTCTTTGTGGGAGAAATGTTCTTAGTCTGGGCCAAAATACTTGGGGTCTTTGACCCAGACAATATGTACAAAGTTATGTTGACATCACCCACATTCTAATCCACCCTTGCTTTTTAACCTTCCAGATTGGCTTGGGCAAAAGCATCTAAAGACCCTAGGATTGCTGCAGATCAACAGTCTCCACTGGAGAAAAAGATTTTGGTAAATAAACTATATTCATATCATACAGTTCGGAACTACTCAGAGAAGGAACTTTAGGCACCCAACGAACCTTCAGGTATCATATACACACTGGCAGTGTTTCCCAGACATCTCCATAGTTGCAAAGTGAAATATCATTTTGACAACTGCcagcattatatatttttaaaactagttaTTGATCATTTGTGGGTACTTTACTTTTGGAGCTGCCAGGCTTTCCTGGGAGTGAAGGgagtaatattaaaattattacacTAAAGTAAATAGAAAAGCATGTGCTGATAAGAAAGGTAAGCTCCaatttaaatatgttcaaaggaaaaaaaatgatcacattATAAAATTCTGAACCTCACTTTAACAGAATCTAGGTGGCGTACATACAACAGCAGCAAGACAGTTGATGACTAGAAAATGTCAAGAGGAGTATGAAACACTCTGTAGGGAGCAAACTCTTTCTCTTGACTACTGGCTTGCCAAAGCAGAGTCTTATTATAATAAAAGATTAGTGAAAATGTTGAAAGAAGAGAAGACAGGCAATGAAATGAATACAGAAATGGAGGAGAAAACAACCCAAAGCAGAGAGGGACAAAAACAGTACTCTTGGGTacctgagagagagaggaaacagaTACAAAGGCACATGCATCGAACAGGCCAGGCCagggaatttaaaaacaaagcatttaGACAACCAAGACTCCTAAGTACAACAACATTACCAAAAATTAAGCCAGAAAAGCATGGCATCCCAAAAGCACAGAGAAGAAAGCAGGTAAATGAGAGagaacaaatgcaaattaaagatcATCAGGAACGTATGATTCGAGGGAGAGAACTTATAGAGCAAAGACTCAAGGAAAGAATCTTGAGGAAAAGTCAGAGCCAACTACCTACATATGAGAAACAAGAGAGAATacagaaagagataaaagagTTTGAAAGAGTTGTTGCATATCCACTTTTCCAGCCTCGCAGTAGAAGTCGAATTAAGGTGAATATTCTTATGGAAAAGTCTCAGAATAAAGAGGAAGTGGAGACAGTAATAAAGCAACATCAACGGAAATTCTTGGTTGTGCCACCCTTTTTGAAaagtcaaataagaaaaataaaagagtaaagtTTCAATGCTTTTATGATGAAATCATGTCTTAAATGAACCTTAATTTCTCAAGAGTTGTCTTTCCTAAGGGTATGGTCATTGTTCTCATTCGTATCACATATATAAGTATAAGAAAGctctgaacttgaaaatttacTTAGCTATTTTACTTGCTTTGTATTTGTTAAAGTTGCTTATCCTTTTTGATgttcaatttcctcatttataaagtgAAGATAATATTTCATAGAATTTATGGGTGGATTGTGATTTTTGTGAAGCATTAATATGTGTTGTTTCATATATGTCAGTTTCCCCTTAGGAAGACCTAGATTGAGTGAGagtaggcaagtgccctaccactgagctgtaactcCAGTCCCTGCCTTTGACTTTTGACAGCTTGCTTATAATATGCCTTGAAGAGGACCTCTTCAGGTTGAGTCTATAATTGGGATCTTTTGAGCTTTATGGGCCTGGATGTACATATCTCTCAAGACTTGAGCAGTTCCAAGTCTTATTTCATTAcatatgttttctgttatctttcTACAACTCTTTTTCTCTGGAGTTCTCAAAATTCAGATGTCTATTTAATAGTGCCCAATAATAGGCCTCAGactctctttcttctttagttgttctttattctttatcttttagttgttctttcttctttatctttttccttttgactgagctcagaaagcaaaagaactaTCATTAggttcagattttctttcttcatgccggtaatcccagctattctagaggctaaggtaggagaatcacaagtttgaagtcaac contains:
- the Polr1h gene encoding DNA-directed RNA polymerase I subunit RPA12 isoform X1; its protein translation is MPLRRLSGMDHASTCPSFQSDLDFCPDCGSVLPLPGPQDTVTCIRCGFSINVRDFEGKVVKTSVVFNKLGTALPRSMEEGPEIQGPVVDRRCSQCGHEGMAYHTRQMRSADEGQTVFYTCTNCKFQEKEDS
- the Polr1h gene encoding DNA-directed RNA polymerase I subunit RPA12 isoform X2 codes for the protein MDHASTCPSFQSDLDFCPDCGSVLPLPGPQDTVTCIRCGFSINVRDFEGKVVKTSVVFNKLGTALPRSMEEGPEIQGPVVDRRCSQCGHEGMAYHTRQMRSADEGQTVFYTCTNCKFQEKEDS